Genomic DNA from Corticium candelabrum chromosome 5, ooCorCand1.1, whole genome shotgun sequence:
ACAGTGCGACCAAACCCATGCAGGGGCGTACACGCAATTGTTGTGTCGTCGCACGTGTACTCGATCCAAGACAGAGCTATGACGTCATTCTATCGTCTAGGTTTAGTAGACATTGCATACATGGAGCTTTCAAGTATCTCAAGCATTGCTAATGCATTCCAAGGTACGCATGTGTCGTGCTTGATGCCTTTTCCGCTCTTCTTAGTGGTAACATTGCGCCATTAATTTGCAGCAGTTTGTATAGATGTTAGTTAGGTGGACTTGAAAGGGGACTTCGTGTGACACCAGTGTGACACCATTACGGATCTCCTGATTGTAGAGCCACTAAGGCCGTCAATGTGTATTGCACCTGCAAGAAAGTTAGACTACTTATAGACGTCAGTCTAGATCTGTTTCTGCTAGCTAGTATGCGATCCGGTCAGTCAGGCTGGCAAAATGAATATTGCTGTTGCATGTACTAGCTAGTCAGCTCTACCCAGCTGTGGGTGGTAGGAGGCCACTCACAATTGAAAAGTTTGTTTTGGGCTCAAAAAAGATATTATGGCTAGGGCTCTTAACACCACAGACAGGAAACTGTTCATGTATATGCTTGTCATCCTAGCGAACAATACATGTAGTATAGTATGTCTGCACCAGGCATGCATAAAGGTCCTTACGGTAGTGGATGTCTATAGAATCTTCTCCTGTTGTAGTCATTGATGAAAATTATTCGTTCATCTGGTTGAGATAAAAAACGTTGTATACAGTTGAAGTGGGCCCTGAATGTTGTCTTTCCCAAGATATTTGGCACATACTGAAACCCTGCATGCGGTGCTTACGAGGATTTGCTATGATCGTGGACTAGGTGATGTAGCTTCCACTGTGCAACAGGTCTCACACCAATTGAAGTCGTGGCAGGCTAGTAATCTAGAGAACAAGCCATTTCCTGTCTTAGTCATAGACATGACTTTATCTCCAACAGCTGGAACCTTTATTGGGTCTTACTGAGCTTATTCAGGTCTTGGTGTTAGACCTGTTGCTTGCCAGTACCTAGTATTCTGCTTCTTGTATTGTTTCCTAggttacatgcatgcagttgtaGTGAGTCTTATTTCTCCTGAGAGTGTTGTATTTAATTGGACCAATTAGAAACTTCATATGTTGGTACGTAATACGCTATATATGTTGTCATTTGCTGGCTGTTAATTGCAAGTgagtgggtgagtgagtgcaTGAGTATGTCACGTATGAGCAAACAGCAATACGTTTACGACAAGGTTCTTGAAATCAGACAACTTCATATTCAGACAAGTTAGTGCAATGAAGGCCACGTGCACCTCCCCTAGTAAGTCCATTGCCTTGTGACGCCAAATGTCATAAAAAGAGCTCTAGGGCTCTGAGGACGAACTAGGTAACCGAGTGCATAATGTTTTGGTTTTTATGTCATACACTTTCTGTTTTTTGGTGCCTCTAAATCATGCAGTGAGCTGCCGAGTAACTCAAAGAAACTACAATCACGTTTAAGTTTTATCAAGATCAAAGGCCAGTCATTTCTTCAGTCATCTAGCAATGATCTACTCAACAGCATCTAGATATGCATACGCGCGCTACAAGGGTATatacatgtgcgtgtgtacatcaCTTCTTGACTGGGCAATTCTGCAGCTTTGTAGCTAACAGAGACGTGCAAGGGGTGAGTGTGTATACAAAGTGTGAGGGGCAGCAGCAGAAAGGGCGTGGGCTCATATCAGGATACAGGGGCAACctgcttgcatgcatgtgtattgaTGGAGTTAGACACATGCAGGTGCACGAGATTGCTGATCTCGATGAAAACGTTTGACGGCGTGGATAGTAATTAAAGTATAGCAATAGATAACGCCAAGGTGAGGTTGCAGACCGTTTTGAGAGGAACAAATTCCTATATCAAAGGGAAAGCTCTGGTGCATGCCAGTCAAATGCAGTGAGCAATCAGTATCGTACCTCTAGTGGTAGGTGCAGCAAATGATATGCACCGTTGCTGTTGGGGAAGGACTGCATGATTAGATATTTTCAAGCTGGATTAAAACAATATACAGAAAATCAACTGCACTACGTATGACCGGATCAAACAACATTTTGCAAGTTTAGTCTAACCTTTTTGGAAACAATTTGGACACCACGCAAGGAGTCGGAGCAAAGCTCCAACTTGTCAGTGAGCGGTTCTAAGTTCTTGAAATCTCGCCATCTACCGGATCCGTCTGACTCTCTGCTGaatctgcatgcaatatttgcactaGCTGTCTAGTGAACATCCCAGTTCAACATGCTCTATTCTAGTAGTGAAGACATTTGTAATATGCACTGCACATTACGCGCCAAAGAGTCTTAGATCTAAATCTACATCTCGAACGTGCATAGAACCCAGGCAAGCATTGCCGCAGCTACAGCTTCCGTTTCCTTTAGGAACCGACTCATAAAATTCGTCAAGACCAGGTACTGATACAGATAGGTCTAAGGACTTACCAGTCGCAACATAAAAACTAGTGGCTCTAGAATTGCATCAGATCAAGGAACAATGGAAACGATGTATCTAGATCAAGTTTCGTGACGTGAACATGCCATCGACGTCATCAGTGATGTACAGATTTGCAACCAAGCCTTTCTCATATCGGCTcaagcacctcctctcacgtgcgTGTAGGCACGTGAGGTCTCACATTGAGCACGGCTTTCGAGGCTAGAGTGCTGGTCTAGATCTCTTGTACACCAGCTGTTAGACACTGTTAAATTGTTTTTTCACTAGACATTTGTTAGCACTAAAGTGCTTCTCTACTAATTTTTTCAGTCATATCCTGTCACGTGTATACCTGTGTACGTAATAAGGGTTGCACAACCGGTGACGTCGACCGGCAGTCGTTTCCGTCCGGAACTGCTAATTGCGCGTTTGTCGACGTTACTGTACAGTGCAGCAAGTCTTGAGCCACGACAACAATGTCCGTCGAAATGCATCGATTCAAGGACTCTCAAAGTCCTCCCGACTACCAGTACCACGGGATCGGCGTCACCAGCGAAACCAACCCATTGGCTGCACCGGCGTGGACTCCAACGATCCAGCATCAACAAAACgagcaatcctatctcatcaAGCCGCGACCATATTCTCCTCTGGACAAACGTCTGAGGACTTCCCAAGTCCTACTCTACGTCGTCTCATTTATCGAGTTGTTGACCACGTGTGCAGCTGGCTGCGTGCTCGCCTACCACGTCAACGACTCGGACAGCTTCCATCCAGCCGTCATAGCCACTATGGTACATGACACAGCCGTGCTGTTGTGCGCCGCTGTCGGTCTGATGGCTGCAAGCGGAAGGTCTCGAGTCGTCATGGCTGCACTCGTCGTCCTGGCTGTGGGTACGATGGCCCAGGGTTGCATCCTGGTCGACTTTTTCAGGAAACGGTGTGTGACATTTGGTACGTCGGTTATTTGCTATCCGTCACAGGAATACTACAGCCTTGCAAACTATCAGGCTTTGCTTGCCAATTTGGGAATCAACGTAGCGTTGACTATCGCGACTGCTGGATCATCGATTGTCATGCTTGTTATGTCGGTTGTGACGAAGGATATCACACCATAGACTAAGAGAGCATGCAATGACAAAGGCAATCTGCtagctgtactgtacaagTGTCTGCTACTAAACACGCGAACTCTACATGAATAGACTTTCTTAGGACACActcaattatttttaaaatttctaTTGTAGTTTCTGTATTAAAAATGTTGCATCTGGAGCATTGCCCTCTTTGcgggttgatattaacttcTGAGTTACCAAGGGGGTAGTTCATTAATAACCCCATCTGTCATGGCCACCTAGCACACACAATGATGTGATTATGTTTGGTTTCCATTCTTGTGATTTTTACCTCCACATCGTCATCAGACTCGACATCAAAGTCTGCAATATCGTCATCTATTTCAACATCGGTGTCTTCTTCACCATTGATTTCCTCATCAGCCTCTCCTGTTATACTGTATGTTTCAGGAGTGTCTGCACCACTCCGAGTCTGTCCAATGGGAATGTCGTCATGACCTTGATTAGCTAAAGCATCACACTACAAGTAAAACAATGACTGTCACCATCCACTGAATGGTAGACAACTACACACGACTGCCTAATTAGCTAAGTCACTCTATTCGGTACAGTAAGTGGCGTGTACATGGGATATATCTTGTTAACTTTATCAATCAGTTGCATGGAGACATCTATACAGAAATCAACAATAAAGGTAGGTACAGAGTCCGAGACTGGTCTGACAATGCTGTTTAGCATCTAGAAAATTAGACTGTCATTTCTTGATTATCTATTTGCTAAACTGACCGGtacaactcacacacacacacacacacacacacacacacacacacacacacacacacacacacacacacacacacacacacacacacacacacacacacacacacacacaaccagcACCACAATTCTAAGGATACTTGTCAACACGCTGACATTGAACGATACATTTAATTTAGAATAATATTCCGTCCATACAATCACAACGCCTTCAttgctagcgcgcgttaaagaAACCTATTTCTATAAATAATATGAACAGGATTATATTCGACTTGTTACTTTAACTATTAATTGTAAAAAAGCATTTCAGTTCCCTGAACTATGTACTACAAACGTTTAGGTACAACACTGCTATGTAAATCAGGACCATTGCTGTGTATTCCTTCTCCTGCTCGGCAACCGTTACTTCTGAGCAAGTATCATTCCATTTTATAAGCCACGGCATATCGACTAAACTTGGAGAAAGCGATGGAAAGAAACTCGGCCATTCAAACCTTGCCATACCGCAGGTTGATGTCAACCCAAACACGTGACTTCCAGCAATGGCGTCTCAGCGGCTCGTGCAACTCGGTGCTCGCATATTTGGCGATATACCGCGCCAGTTGACTCCATACGACCTCAAAATTATAAGATATTTCAAGAGGAATCCTGTAGAGCTGCGAGAAGAAGTGACGTCTTACTATCCTCCAACCAAGGAAATAAACTCTCTGTTTCTACGACTGAGACGCTTAGGGCTATAC
This window encodes:
- the LOC134179761 gene encoding uncharacterized protein LOC134179761, producing the protein MSVEMHRFKDSQSPPDYQYHGIGVTSETNPLAAPAWTPTIQHQQNEQSYLIKPRPYSPLDKRLRTSQVLLYVVSFIELLTTCAAGCVLAYHVNDSDSFHPAVIATMVHDTAVLLCAAVGLMAASGRSRVVMAALVVLAVGTMAQGCILVDFFRKRCVTFGTSVICYPSQEYYSLANYQALLANLGINVALTIATAGSSIVMLVMSVVTKDITP
- the LOC134179762 gene encoding uncharacterized protein LOC134179762, which translates into the protein MARFEWPSFFPSLSPSLVDMPWLIKWNDTCSEVTVAEQEKEYTAMCDALANQGHDDIPIGQTRSGADTPETYSITGEADEEINGEEDTDVEIDDDIADFDVESDDDVEVAMTDGVINELPPW
- the LOC134180432 gene encoding small ribosomal subunit protein mS33-like, producing MASQRLVQLGARIFGDIPRQLTPYDLKIIRYFKRNPVELREEVTSYYPPTKEINSLFLRLRRLGLYRDPHIDFREEMNAKRKARGKGPPKKGQGRRSRRK